The following are from one region of the Verrucomicrobiaceae bacterium genome:
- the dnaJ gene encoding molecular chaperone DnaJ has product MADKRDYYEVLGVSRDVSAEDLKKAYRKLAVQFHPDKNPGDKTAEDKFKQVGEAYDVLSDADKRAAYDRYGHAAFTQGGMGGPAGAGGGGGGFHDAYDIFNQMFGGGGGGGGGIFEAFFGGGGGRQRRSDGPQRGSDLRIGIEISLEDAAHGIEREIDYKRLHSCKTCRGNGSTSGAGKKTCRTCGGHGQVIMSRGIFQVQQTCPDCKGEGETVSDPCRDCRGSGMSEEKAKVRVKVPAGIEDGSRLRSTGNGNAGVKNGPNGDLYVVVQVRGHEIFEREGDDLHCHMPLSFPVAALGGEIMVPTMGGKAAVKIPAGTQNGTTFRLRGKGMPVLGSSATGDLYVHVQIAVPTKLNSDQRSQLDAYAKSLGETTSPMEESFFEKAKKFFK; this is encoded by the coding sequence ATGGCCGATAAACGCGACTATTACGAGGTTCTGGGCGTCTCACGCGACGTCAGTGCCGAAGACCTGAAAAAGGCCTACCGCAAGCTCGCGGTGCAGTTCCATCCTGACAAGAATCCGGGTGATAAGACCGCTGAGGATAAGTTCAAGCAAGTGGGCGAGGCCTACGATGTGCTGAGTGATGCAGATAAACGTGCTGCCTACGATCGCTATGGGCACGCTGCCTTTACACAGGGCGGCATGGGTGGCCCAGCGGGGGCGGGTGGCGGCGGCGGTGGCTTCCATGACGCGTATGACATCTTCAACCAGATGTTTGGCGGTGGTGGCGGCGGTGGCGGTGGCATTTTCGAAGCATTTTTCGGCGGCGGTGGCGGTCGCCAGCGGCGTAGCGATGGCCCGCAGCGCGGGAGCGATCTACGCATCGGGATCGAGATCAGTCTGGAGGATGCAGCGCACGGCATCGAGCGCGAGATCGACTACAAGCGCCTCCATAGCTGCAAAACTTGCCGAGGTAATGGCTCGACGAGTGGTGCCGGGAAAAAAACCTGCCGCACCTGCGGTGGTCACGGCCAGGTCATCATGTCACGCGGCATTTTCCAAGTTCAGCAGACCTGCCCTGACTGCAAAGGGGAGGGCGAGACAGTCTCTGACCCTTGCCGCGATTGCCGTGGTAGTGGGATGAGTGAGGAGAAGGCCAAAGTGCGTGTCAAAGTGCCAGCCGGCATCGAAGACGGCTCTCGTCTGCGCAGCACGGGCAATGGCAACGCGGGGGTCAAAAATGGCCCAAACGGTGACCTCTACGTCGTGGTGCAGGTGCGTGGGCATGAGATCTTTGAGAGAGAGGGAGATGACTTGCATTGTCACATGCCGCTGAGTTTCCCAGTCGCCGCTCTAGGCGGAGAGATCATGGTGCCGACGATGGGCGGCAAGGCTGCGGTAAAGATCCCTGCGGGCACGCAAAATGGCACCACCTTCCGCCTGCGCGGCAAGGGAATGCCTGTGCTAGGCTCCAGCGCCACGGGAGATCTGTATGTCCATGTCCAGATCGCTGTGCCGACGAAGCTCAATAGCGACCAGCGCAGTCAGCTCGATGCGTATGCGAAATCCCTGGGTGAGACCACCTCACCGATGGAGGAGAGCTTTTTCGAGAAAGCGAAAAAGTTCTTCAAATAG